From one Sulfurimonas sp. HSL-3221 genomic stretch:
- a CDS encoding SLC13 family permease, protein MIDTRQGIRKFANLGGAENRADRLIRFAVSLIIALLAAYLPAYTGLGSEGRATFFILIFAAGLWLTEAIPAFAVSFLIIALEIVLLGLIPGGEWEAFLSPWASPLVFLFLAGFIMASAASKTRLDIWIAKRVLFLVGNRPEHIMSGMILVTFTMSMFISNTATAALIVSILFPMLATMRPDNPYRKGLMLAVTMAANIGGMGTIIGTPPNAIAVGLLGTSAPSFVGWMMLALPPALLLVISLRYLLLKRYPSNEPLIDLGPLHGVDHTDDTSIVHATVPSVPSWKKSAVVLTFSLTIMLWLTGPLHHIPTTVVSFLPIVIFTMLGILEAEDIRALHWDVIILIIGGLSLGSAVSSSGLDDWIATLFAEQTLPLLLLVPIFAYLVVLLSNFMSNTAAANILLPLVAAVAVVIGNSSPMLAVVTVALSASLAMALPVSTPPNAIVFASGALKSRDFWLMGIVSGVLGPLVILGWIYLVSTFF, encoded by the coding sequence ATGATCGATACGCGGCAGGGGATTCGGAAGTTCGCCAACCTGGGGGGTGCCGAAAACCGGGCAGACCGCCTTATCCGCTTTGCCGTTTCGCTGATCATTGCGCTGCTGGCGGCGTATCTGCCCGCCTACACCGGGTTGGGGAGCGAAGGGCGGGCGACCTTTTTCATTCTCATCTTCGCCGCCGGGCTCTGGCTGACGGAGGCCATCCCCGCCTTTGCCGTCTCCTTCCTCATCATCGCGCTGGAAATAGTGCTGCTCGGCCTCATCCCCGGCGGGGAGTGGGAAGCATTCCTCTCGCCGTGGGCCAGCCCCCTCGTTTTCCTCTTCCTGGCCGGGTTCATCATGGCCAGTGCGGCGTCGAAGACCCGCCTGGATATCTGGATCGCCAAACGGGTCCTTTTCCTCGTAGGCAACCGCCCCGAGCACATCATGAGCGGGATGATTCTGGTGACCTTCACGATGTCGATGTTCATCTCCAATACGGCGACGGCCGCTCTGATCGTCTCGATCCTCTTCCCCATGCTCGCCACGATGCGGCCGGACAACCCCTACAGAAAAGGGCTGATGCTCGCCGTGACGATGGCCGCCAATATCGGGGGGATGGGGACCATCATCGGGACGCCGCCCAACGCCATCGCCGTGGGGCTGCTGGGAACCTCCGCCCCCAGCTTCGTGGGCTGGATGATGCTGGCCCTGCCGCCGGCGCTGCTGCTGGTTATTTCGTTGCGCTACCTGCTGCTGAAGCGCTACCCCTCCAACGAACCTTTGATCGATCTCGGTCCGCTGCACGGGGTCGACCACACGGACGACACCAGTATTGTGCATGCGACGGTGCCGAGTGTGCCCAGCTGGAAAAAGAGCGCCGTCGTCCTCACCTTTTCACTGACAATAATGCTCTGGCTGACGGGGCCGCTGCACCACATCCCGACGACGGTCGTCTCCTTCCTGCCCATCGTCATCTTCACAATGCTGGGCATCCTGGAAGCGGAGGATATCCGGGCGCTGCACTGGGACGTCATCATCCTCATCATTGGTGGCCTTTCCCTGGGGAGCGCCGTGAGCAGCAGCGGGTTGGATGACTGGATCGCGACGCTCTTTGCCGAACAGACGCTGCCGCTGCTCCTGCTCGTTCCGATCTTCGCCTACCTCGTCGTGCTGCTGTCGAACTTTATGAGCAATACGGCCGCGGCGAACATCCTGCTGCCCCTGGTCGCGGCCGTCGCCGTCGTCATCGGCAACAGCAGTCCGATGCTCGCCGTCGTCACCGTCGCACTGAGCGCCTCGCTGGCGATGGCGCTGCCGGTCTCGACGCCGCCCAACGCCATCGTCTTCGCGTCGGGGGCACTGAAAAGCCGGGATTTCTGGCTGATGGGAATCGTTTCGGGGGTGTTGGGACCCCTTGTGATCCTTGGCTGGATCTACCTGGTGTCTACGTTTTTTTAA
- the murU gene encoding N-acetylmuramate alpha-1-phosphate uridylyltransferase MurU, with amino-acid sequence MDTAMILAAGKGERMRPLTETIPKPLLEVRGKPLIVHHIERLAAAGFKRIVINIAYLGYMIPEALGDGSKWGVEILYSDEQHEEPLGVIGGIVKALGMLGDETFLIISGDVWTDFPFDTSFELPASLGHLILVPNPEHNPEGDFAIEEGRAACDEDEDNYTFSGIGYYAPKFFWGLTYGNKPLKITYCTKMAGNLVSAELYEGEWRDIGTPERLAELNEEG; translated from the coding sequence ATGGATACAGCGATGATTTTGGCGGCAGGCAAGGGCGAGCGGATGCGCCCGCTCACCGAGACGATCCCGAAGCCCCTGCTTGAAGTCCGGGGGAAACCGCTTATTGTGCATCACATCGAACGCCTCGCGGCGGCGGGCTTCAAACGGATCGTGATCAACATCGCCTACCTGGGCTATATGATCCCCGAAGCGCTGGGCGACGGGTCAAAGTGGGGGGTGGAGATTCTCTACTCTGACGAGCAGCACGAGGAGCCTCTGGGGGTGATAGGGGGCATCGTCAAGGCGCTGGGGATGCTGGGAGACGAGACGTTTCTCATCATCAGCGGTGACGTCTGGACGGACTTCCCCTTCGACACGTCGTTCGAACTGCCCGCATCACTGGGGCACCTGATCCTCGTGCCCAACCCTGAGCACAACCCCGAAGGCGACTTTGCCATCGAAGAGGGGCGCGCCGCTTGCGACGAGGATGAAGACAACTACACTTTTTCGGGCATCGGCTACTATGCGCCCAAGTTCTTCTGGGGACTTACTTACGGCAACAAGCCTCTAAAAATCACTTACTGTACGAAGATGGCAGGAAACCTCGTCTCGGCGGAACTCTACGAGGGAGAGTGGCGGGACATCGGGACGCCGGAGCGGCTGGCTGAACTGAACGAAGAGGGCTGA
- a CDS encoding DUF808 domain-containing protein: protein MTGGFFAILDDIAALLDDTAVMSKVAAKKVGGVLGDDLAVNAEQASGHASSRELPVLWAITKGSFRNKAIILPIAFLLSAFAPWAIVPILMLGAAYLSYEGAEKVLEYLRPGHHGEEQKGAVDEAAKITSAIRTDFILSIEIIVIALGVVAGEALTTQILVVTLIALLATVGVYGIVALMVRMDDMGFALVGFSQTSTGTKAVLLKRSGLLLVQAMPKLIKALGYIGTVAMLLVGGGIFVHHLEWLHHALAFLPSVLPELVSGLAAGLFLVTVVSASKLLTHRE, encoded by the coding sequence ATGACCGGAGGCTTCTTTGCCATTCTCGACGATATCGCGGCGCTGCTCGACGACACGGCCGTCATGAGCAAGGTCGCGGCCAAAAAAGTGGGCGGCGTCCTGGGCGACGACCTCGCCGTCAACGCCGAGCAGGCCTCCGGCCACGCCAGTTCGCGCGAACTGCCCGTGCTCTGGGCCATTACCAAGGGCTCTTTCCGCAACAAGGCGATCATCCTCCCCATCGCCTTCCTGCTCAGCGCCTTCGCCCCCTGGGCGATCGTGCCCATCCTGATGCTCGGGGCGGCCTACCTCAGCTACGAGGGGGCGGAAAAAGTACTGGAATACCTGCGGCCGGGTCATCATGGGGAAGAGCAAAAAGGCGCCGTAGATGAAGCCGCCAAGATCACATCGGCCATCCGCACCGACTTCATCCTCTCTATCGAGATCATCGTCATCGCCCTGGGCGTCGTCGCCGGGGAAGCGCTGACAACCCAGATCCTCGTCGTCACCCTGATCGCGCTGCTGGCAACCGTGGGGGTCTACGGCATCGTCGCGCTGATGGTGCGCATGGATGACATGGGCTTCGCCCTGGTCGGTTTCAGCCAGACAAGCACGGGCACAAAGGCCGTCCTCCTGAAACGCTCCGGCCTCCTGCTGGTGCAGGCCATGCCGAAACTCATCAAGGCGCTGGGCTACATCGGCACCGTGGCGATGCTGCTGGTGGGCGGCGGCATCTTCGTCCACCACTTAGAGTGGCTACACCACGCCCTCGCATTCCTGCCCTCCGTCCTGCCCGAACTCGTAAGCGGCCTGGCTGCCGGGCTATTCCTTGTCACTGTTGTCTCGGCGTCGAAGCTTTTAACGCACCGGGAATGA
- a CDS encoding aminoglycoside phosphotransferase family protein, with protein sequence MHKVKAWLAKTPYRDWEVEVASADASFRRYFRLRRGREKLIVMDASLEKESLAPFLDVTGRLLGVDVKAPQVYLEDRAEGFLVLEDFGSRSLLNVLNEANFDSYYSSAIDEIVKMQAADAEGLPLYDKPFLHFEMDLMKTWFLEKYLGMTLSEEEERMLAEVLDTISETVLSQPQGVFVHRDFHSRNIMVTPSDETGVIDYQDAMKGAVTYDLVSLLKDLYIRFEPEEMAALALRFRDRAGIVADDATFLKWFDFMGLQRHIKVLGIFARLWLRDGKPGYLGDLPLTLRYTIEAANRYEETKPLAALLERVTLPPLPAKGEAQ encoded by the coding sequence ATGCATAAAGTAAAAGCGTGGCTGGCAAAGACGCCCTACCGCGACTGGGAGGTGGAAGTCGCCAGTGCCGACGCCAGTTTCCGGCGCTATTTCCGGCTGCGCCGGGGGAGGGAGAAGCTCATTGTCATGGACGCTTCGCTGGAGAAGGAGTCGCTTGCGCCTTTCCTCGATGTGACGGGGAGGCTGCTCGGCGTCGACGTCAAGGCGCCGCAGGTCTACCTGGAAGACAGGGCGGAGGGCTTCCTCGTCCTGGAGGATTTCGGCTCACGCTCCCTGCTCAATGTCCTGAACGAGGCGAACTTCGACTCCTACTACAGCAGCGCCATCGACGAGATCGTCAAGATGCAGGCGGCGGATGCGGAGGGGCTGCCGCTCTACGACAAGCCCTTTTTGCACTTTGAGATGGACCTGATGAAGACCTGGTTCCTGGAAAAATACCTCGGGATGACCCTCAGCGAAGAGGAGGAGCGGATGCTCGCGGAGGTGCTGGACACGATCTCGGAGACGGTGCTGTCGCAGCCGCAGGGCGTCTTCGTCCACCGCGATTTTCATTCGCGCAACATCATGGTGACACCCTCGGACGAAACGGGGGTCATCGACTACCAGGACGCCATGAAGGGGGCCGTGACCTACGACCTCGTCTCCCTGCTCAAGGACCTCTACATCCGTTTCGAGCCCGAAGAGATGGCGGCGCTGGCGCTGCGCTTCCGGGACAGGGCGGGCATCGTCGCCGACGACGCGACTTTTCTGAAGTGGTTCGACTTCATGGGACTGCAGCGCCACATCAAGGTGCTGGGCATCTTTGCGCGGCTCTGGCTGCGCGACGGCAAACCGGGCTACCTCGGCGACCTGCCGCTGACGCTGCGCTACACGATAGAAGCGGCCAACCGCTACGAAGAGACGAAGCCGCTCGCCGCACTGCTTGAGCGGGTGACACTGCCGCCGCTTCCGGCGAAGGGTGAAGCGCAATAG
- a CDS encoding glycoside hydrolase family 3 N-terminal domain-containing protein, whose product MRTLILFLFLPLFLFGAAAPSDADLKAQIGRMLIVGFDAETLDASDPFVRELRQYKPGGVILFDLGYPDLKRTKNIRSPRQLAALTAQLQAFATAPLLVSVDQEGGRVARLKHAYGFPVVPSAEAVGKRDDPAYAQQVYAQLASTLANAGINTDFAPDVDLAVNPDNTVIVGLKRSYGKSPEKVTRYAGIMLDALRAKNVVGVLKHFPGHGSSLGDSHKGFVDVSETWTPEELEPYRRLIGEGKADMIMTAHVFNRRLDPDYPATLSHKINTGLLRGELGFKGVIVSDDLQMKAISEHYSLEETVRLAINGGVDMLLFANQLGSNMLGRIVETIYAEVKAGRISRERIAESNRRINALYDTYGIGAPKIVDKPIAFGPQRIALTKQYIKEHYGMDVSDITIDPKVIVLHWTADMGLESSFTRLQPELLPGSRGDIATAGALNVSSQFLVDRDGTIYRLMPENTMARHVIGLNFESIGIENVGGEDNAKEDLTPAQLRANIALVRYLAGKYPHIEYLIGHHEYRQMEATPLWRELDKGYRTEKSDPGDAFMRKVRSAVSDLHLKAPPEAR is encoded by the coding sequence ATGCGAACATTGATACTATTCCTTTTTCTACCCCTCTTTCTCTTCGGTGCGGCAGCACCTAGCGACGCCGACCTCAAGGCGCAGATCGGCCGGATGCTCATTGTCGGTTTCGATGCCGAAACGCTCGACGCGTCGGACCCTTTCGTGCGGGAACTGCGGCAGTACAAACCGGGCGGCGTGATCCTCTTTGACCTCGGCTACCCGGACCTGAAGCGGACGAAGAACATCCGTTCACCCCGCCAGCTCGCGGCGCTGACGGCCCAGCTGCAGGCCTTTGCCACCGCCCCGCTGCTCGTCTCCGTGGACCAGGAGGGCGGCCGGGTCGCGCGCCTGAAACACGCCTATGGCTTTCCCGTCGTTCCGTCGGCAGAAGCGGTTGGAAAGCGGGACGACCCGGCGTACGCGCAGCAGGTGTACGCACAGCTGGCATCGACCCTTGCCAACGCCGGGATCAATACGGACTTCGCCCCCGACGTCGACCTGGCCGTCAATCCCGACAACACGGTGATCGTCGGGCTGAAACGCTCCTACGGCAAGTCGCCGGAGAAGGTGACGCGGTACGCCGGGATCATGCTCGACGCCCTGCGGGCGAAGAATGTCGTCGGGGTGCTGAAGCACTTCCCCGGCCACGGTTCCTCCCTGGGGGATTCCCACAAGGGTTTCGTGGACGTCAGCGAAACGTGGACGCCCGAAGAGCTCGAACCCTACCGCCGCCTGATCGGTGAGGGCAAAGCCGACATGATCATGACGGCCCACGTCTTCAACCGCCGGCTCGACCCCGACTACCCGGCGACGCTCTCGCACAAGATCAACACGGGGCTGCTACGCGGCGAGCTGGGCTTCAAGGGGGTCATCGTCAGCGACGACCTGCAGATGAAGGCGATCTCGGAACATTACAGTCTTGAAGAGACGGTGCGCCTCGCCATCAACGGCGGGGTGGACATGCTGCTCTTCGCGAACCAGCTCGGCAGCAATATGCTCGGCCGGATCGTCGAGACGATCTACGCCGAGGTGAAAGCGGGGCGGATCTCCCGCGAACGGATCGCCGAGTCGAACCGCCGTATCAACGCGCTTTACGACACCTACGGCATCGGCGCGCCGAAAATCGTCGACAAGCCCATCGCTTTCGGGCCGCAGCGCATCGCCCTGACGAAGCAGTACATTAAAGAGCACTACGGCATGGACGTGAGTGACATTACGATCGATCCGAAAGTGATCGTGCTGCACTGGACGGCCGATATGGGGCTGGAGTCCTCCTTTACGCGCCTGCAGCCGGAGCTGCTGCCCGGAAGCCGCGGCGACATCGCGACCGCAGGTGCGCTCAACGTCTCCTCGCAGTTCCTCGTCGACCGGGACGGCACGATCTACCGCCTGATGCCCGAGAACACGATGGCGCGCCACGTTATCGGGCTGAATTTTGAGAGCATCGGCATCGAGAACGTCGGCGGGGAGGACAACGCCAAAGAGGACCTCACCCCGGCGCAGCTGCGCGCGAACATTGCGCTGGTGCGCTACCTCGCCGGGAAGTACCCGCACATTGAGTACCTTATAGGCCACCATGAGTACCGCCAAATGGAAGCGACCCCGCTGTGGCGGGAGCTTGACAAGGGGTACCGCACGGAAAAAAGCGACCCGGGCGACGCCTTTATGCGTAAAGTGCGCAGCGCCGTCAGTGACCTGCACCTGAAAGCCCCGCCGGAAGCGCGCTGA
- a CDS encoding anhydro-N-acetylmuramic acid kinase produces MSFDSKQCYIGVMSGTSLDGVDVVLCPVDGEGIELAASLAYPFDAQLRADLLRVIGGSTTLEEIGELDHRLGILFADAVQALIREHHLDTARIEAIGLHGQTLWHRPTGPNPFTMQLGDPTIVCARTGIRTVADFRRKDMAFGGQGAPFAPAFHRFLFEKLEGRTLVVNIGGMANITVIGDELLGYDTGPGNVLMDGWCAEKFGCAYDENGTIAQRGEVDEGVLGAMLSDSYFARPAPKSTGREYFNAAWAERFVKEGMRSDAFLATLTELTARSIAQEAVKYAPSRLLLCGGGAENVYLRGRIASLLEGVEVVRTDEYGIPGEWMEAMAFAWLAQKRMNEEAVELSSVTGASQNTILGGIYA; encoded by the coding sequence ATGAGCTTTGATTCGAAACAGTGTTATATCGGTGTCATGTCGGGAACGAGCCTGGACGGGGTGGACGTCGTGCTCTGTCCCGTGGACGGGGAGGGCATCGAGCTGGCGGCGTCGCTTGCCTACCCCTTTGACGCGCAGCTGCGCGCGGACCTGCTCCGTGTCATCGGCGGCAGCACGACGCTGGAGGAGATAGGGGAGCTCGATCACCGGCTGGGCATCCTCTTCGCCGACGCCGTCCAGGCGCTCATCCGCGAGCACCACCTCGACACCGCCCGGATCGAGGCAATAGGCCTGCACGGCCAGACGCTCTGGCACCGCCCCACAGGCCCCAACCCCTTTACGATGCAGCTGGGGGACCCCACCATCGTCTGCGCCCGTACGGGCATCAGGACCGTCGCGGATTTCCGCCGGAAAGATATGGCGTTCGGGGGGCAGGGCGCGCCCTTTGCCCCGGCGTTTCACCGCTTCCTTTTCGAAAAGCTCGAAGGGCGCACCCTCGTCGTCAATATCGGCGGGATGGCCAACATCACCGTCATCGGCGACGAACTGCTGGGGTACGATACGGGGCCGGGAAACGTGCTGATGGACGGCTGGTGCGCGGAGAAGTTCGGCTGCGCCTACGATGAAAACGGCACCATCGCACAGCGGGGGGAAGTAGACGAAGGTGTGCTGGGCGCCATGCTCTCCGACTCCTATTTTGCGCGCCCGGCACCCAAAAGCACGGGGCGGGAGTATTTCAACGCCGCGTGGGCGGAGCGCTTTGTCAAAGAGGGGATGCGCAGCGACGCCTTCCTGGCGACCCTGACGGAGCTGACGGCGCGCAGCATTGCGCAGGAGGCCGTGAAATACGCCCCGTCGAGACTGCTGCTCTGCGGCGGCGGGGCGGAGAACGTCTACCTGCGGGGGCGGATCGCCTCGCTGCTGGAGGGCGTCGAGGTTGTCCGCACGGACGAATACGGGATTCCCGGCGAATGGATGGAGGCGATGGCCTTCGCCTGGCTGGCTCAAAAGCGCATGAATGAAGAGGCCGTCGAGCTCTCCAGCGTGACGGGCGCGTCGCAAAATACGATCCTCGGGGGGATATATGCATAA
- a CDS encoding S8 family serine peptidase yields the protein MLFYSVVHKVIAPVTAVFLLTACGSGSHSETPTPTETITVSIGGSTAVRGALCGADIEVTKLDGSALFLAKSYTYDPQRDGTEYNATATKLLPFGERIAGRFSATRTFAVSSLPSEETMMLLKVSGGNEIDPDGDGFVVPGEIRSFAGPLYAYATFGALRDGNVSVNLFSSAAAAVAAERHLSVPSTVTMILGKVAQKLFSSDPAGSMIDAATLTRFNPAVIENNCSTHFGYLNDPDSYKVLAEGNYGTGLYAGSEGLWKKDGDQEGLMDAFEQLVGTDQGLPDSDSDGVNDYAEVWSGTDPLNGESVEGDLLFPYQWYLLNTGQTGGAQNGGIAGEDLDIVGLPTTFTGSGDVVVGIVDTGVESGHPDLTNNLDISLSYHYGTHANDPVPLGSDIGYHGTACAGMIGAQGYNGWGVRGVAPMTRLAGFNVLATARVSDFADAFLRNGVAIFSNSWGPLTSAALTDWGAVLEDALEEGALNGRGGKGAIYVFAAGNDRTASHEGYANTSSLHNSKYAITVSSVNAAGRLSSYSNTGANVLVAATGGEYGFKDPAIVTTDLTGLGIGYDIKYDSEGNILGDSWLEGNNPDGNYTRFMNGTSSACPAVAGVCALMLQANPALTRRDVRYILARTARQNDASDGGWNLNGAGLPVNGKYGFGVVDAAAAVAMAEGFPSLGPEQISGQYTDVANVDIPDANTTGIERAISIAEKILVEHVDVWITTDHDRIDDLRIILVSPAGTESVLAVGGENYIFGSARYMDWRFSTEQCLDESSAGTWRLKVIDLKSGYSGMLQNWRIQISGHN from the coding sequence ATGCTTTTTTATAGCGTCGTACATAAAGTGATCGCTCCTGTCACAGCTGTTTTTCTGCTCACGGCATGCGGGAGCGGCTCGCATTCCGAGACGCCGACGCCGACAGAGACCATTACCGTAAGCATCGGAGGCAGTACGGCAGTCAGGGGGGCACTTTGCGGTGCGGATATAGAAGTGACGAAGCTGGACGGCAGCGCTCTTTTTCTTGCTAAAAGCTACACTTATGATCCGCAGCGCGACGGCACGGAGTACAACGCGACGGCGACAAAACTGCTGCCTTTCGGCGAAAGGATCGCCGGCCGTTTTTCGGCTACACGCACCTTCGCTGTATCGTCCCTGCCCTCGGAAGAAACGATGATGCTTCTGAAAGTAAGCGGAGGAAATGAGATCGACCCCGACGGCGACGGGTTTGTCGTCCCGGGAGAAATACGCAGCTTTGCCGGTCCCCTTTATGCCTACGCAACCTTCGGGGCTTTGCGCGACGGCAACGTGTCGGTCAACCTTTTCAGTTCTGCCGCTGCCGCCGTCGCGGCGGAACGCCACCTCTCCGTGCCCTCAACGGTCACAATGATCCTCGGGAAGGTTGCGCAGAAGCTGTTCAGTTCCGACCCGGCAGGGAGTATGATCGATGCTGCGACACTGACACGGTTTAACCCTGCCGTTATCGAGAACAACTGTTCTACACATTTCGGTTATCTGAACGACCCGGACAGTTACAAGGTGCTGGCGGAAGGCAATTATGGAACAGGGCTCTATGCGGGCAGTGAAGGGCTTTGGAAAAAAGACGGCGATCAGGAGGGGCTTATGGACGCCTTCGAACAGCTCGTCGGTACGGATCAGGGGTTGCCCGACAGCGACAGCGACGGAGTGAATGATTATGCCGAGGTGTGGAGCGGTACGGACCCCCTGAACGGCGAAAGCGTCGAAGGGGACCTGCTTTTTCCCTATCAGTGGTACCTGCTGAACACGGGGCAGACGGGTGGTGCGCAAAACGGGGGCATCGCTGGGGAAGACCTCGACATCGTCGGGCTGCCGACCACTTTTACCGGCAGCGGTGACGTGGTCGTCGGCATTGTCGATACCGGCGTCGAGTCCGGGCATCCTGATTTGACAAACAACCTTGACATAAGCCTGAGCTATCACTACGGCACCCACGCAAACGATCCTGTGCCTCTCGGCAGTGATATCGGATACCATGGGACCGCATGCGCGGGAATGATCGGCGCGCAGGGATATAACGGTTGGGGAGTGCGGGGTGTTGCCCCGATGACGCGTCTCGCAGGCTTCAATGTGCTGGCAACGGCGAGGGTCTCCGATTTCGCGGATGCGTTTTTACGAAACGGTGTCGCCATTTTTTCAAACAGCTGGGGACCGTTGACGTCGGCGGCATTAACAGACTGGGGGGCAGTGCTCGAAGACGCGTTGGAAGAGGGGGCGCTTAACGGACGGGGCGGGAAAGGAGCCATCTATGTCTTTGCCGCCGGCAATGATCGTACCGCGAGCCATGAAGGGTATGCCAATACCTCCAGTCTGCACAACAGTAAGTACGCTATTACAGTCTCTTCCGTGAATGCGGCAGGCAGACTTAGCTCTTACTCAAACACGGGCGCGAACGTCCTTGTCGCTGCGACGGGGGGCGAGTATGGGTTTAAAGACCCGGCCATCGTGACGACGGATCTGACGGGGCTTGGTATCGGCTATGATATAAAGTATGATAGCGAGGGGAATATTCTCGGCGATTCATGGCTCGAGGGGAACAATCCTGACGGTAACTACACTCGTTTTATGAACGGGACATCTTCGGCTTGCCCGGCGGTGGCCGGAGTTTGTGCGCTCATGCTTCAAGCCAATCCGGCATTGACACGGCGGGATGTTCGCTATATCCTTGCCAGGACGGCGCGTCAAAACGATGCGTCCGACGGCGGCTGGAACCTGAACGGGGCGGGATTGCCCGTCAATGGAAAATACGGCTTCGGCGTGGTGGATGCGGCTGCCGCGGTTGCCATGGCGGAAGGCTTCCCGTCGCTTGGGCCGGAACAGATCAGCGGGCAGTATACCGATGTAGCGAATGTTGATATTCCCGACGCGAACACTACGGGGATAGAACGCGCTATCTCCATCGCCGAAAAGATTTTGGTCGAACATGTCGATGTCTGGATTACGACAGACCATGACCGGATCGACGACCTCCGCATTATTCTGGTCTCGCCGGCGGGAACAGAAAGTGTCCTTGCAGTCGGCGGGGAAAACTACATCTTCGGTTCTGCACGTTATATGGACTGGCGTTTTTCGACCGAACAATGCCTGGACGAATCTTCAGCGGGAACATGGCGTCTGAAAGTGATAGACCTTAAGAGCGGTTACAGTGGTATGCTGCAGAACTGGCGTATCCAAATCAGCGGCCATAATTAG
- a CDS encoding sodium:solute symporter has product MGFSPLDWTVFGGYFAILAFSSWLFSRVNIRSSRDYFVGGNSVPMLAAAASVLATSQSAATFLGGPEYAYRSNLTFVGFYVSALLAVLFIAKVLVPRFYAIRAVTVYELLERRYGATAKREAGVMFLVGRVLASGARLYIGALAVSMIVFADIAPLHLFAAILMLVLGALAYTYFGGVKSVIYSDVIQAVTYIGAGVAVLIYLYSTLQTDFGTMYDVLNAEGKLTLIDTAGNFGIWSLLGGWLLLNIAAYGLDQDMTQRVLACKNGRDGSRALVVSIVMTIPVVLLFLAIGLLLYLFYNHPELSGIGGGAVQEFGGEKITIFMTYILNEMPAGLRGFVTVGAIAAALSSTNSVLAAMASVAVEDIYRPWKTARGVTAESHYVAAARAAVLLFALVLTMMAVVSYYWQRATDLPLVSFALGVMSFAYAGLLGVYASALFTKRGSARAVPWALGGGFVTVLLLQPYCFGGAFSLADQLVGGTAVAFVIMQLGTEEKAVG; this is encoded by the coding sequence ATGGGATTCTCCCCCCTCGACTGGACCGTCTTCGGCGGCTATTTTGCCATCCTCGCCTTCAGTTCGTGGCTTTTTTCCCGCGTGAACATCCGTTCATCGCGCGACTACTTCGTCGGCGGCAACAGCGTCCCGATGCTCGCCGCCGCCGCCTCCGTACTGGCGACCTCGCAGTCGGCGGCGACCTTTCTGGGCGGCCCGGAGTACGCCTATCGCAGCAACCTCACCTTTGTCGGTTTCTACGTCTCGGCACTGCTGGCCGTGCTCTTCATTGCCAAGGTGCTCGTGCCGCGCTTCTACGCCATCCGCGCCGTCACCGTCTACGAACTGCTGGAGCGGCGCTACGGCGCGACGGCCAAACGCGAAGCGGGCGTCATGTTCCTTGTCGGGCGGGTCCTCGCCAGCGGCGCGCGCCTCTACATCGGGGCGCTGGCCGTTTCGATGATCGTCTTCGCCGACATCGCGCCGCTGCACCTCTTTGCCGCCATCCTCATGCTCGTGCTGGGGGCGCTGGCCTATACCTACTTCGGCGGGGTGAAGTCGGTCATCTACAGCGACGTCATCCAGGCGGTGACCTACATCGGGGCGGGGGTGGCCGTGCTGATCTACCTCTACAGCACGCTGCAGACGGACTTCGGGACGATGTACGACGTTTTGAATGCCGAGGGGAAACTGACCCTCATCGACACGGCCGGGAACTTCGGCATCTGGAGCCTGCTGGGCGGCTGGCTGCTGCTCAACATCGCGGCCTACGGCCTGGACCAGGATATGACCCAGCGCGTGCTGGCCTGTAAAAACGGGCGAGACGGCTCCCGGGCGCTGGTCGTCTCCATCGTCATGACGATTCCCGTCGTGCTTCTTTTCCTCGCCATCGGGCTGCTGCTCTACCTCTTTTACAACCACCCGGAACTCTCCGGCATCGGCGGCGGCGCCGTGCAGGAGTTCGGCGGAGAGAAGATCACGATTTTCATGACCTACATTCTCAATGAAATGCCCGCCGGGTTACGCGGCTTCGTGACGGTGGGGGCGATCGCCGCCGCGCTCTCCTCGACAAACTCGGTGCTCGCGGCGATGGCCTCGGTGGCCGTGGAAGACATTTACCGCCCCTGGAAGACGGCGCGGGGCGTGACGGCAGAAAGCCACTACGTCGCCGCCGCCCGTGCGGCCGTACTGCTCTTCGCGCTCGTGCTGACAATGATGGCCGTCGTGAGCTACTACTGGCAGCGGGCCACGGACCTGCCTTTGGTGAGTTTCGCGCTGGGGGTCATGAGCTTCGCCTACGCCGGGCTGCTGGGCGTCTACGCCTCGGCACTCTTTACGAAACGCGGCAGTGCTCGGGCGGTACCGTGGGCCCTTGGCGGCGGTTTTGTCACGGTCCTTCTCTTGCAACCCTACTGTTTCGGAGGGGCATTTTCCCTGGCCGATCAGCTTGTCGGGGGGACGGCGGTGGCATTTGTGATTATGCAGTTGGGGACAGAGGAAAAAGCAGTCGGCTAG